The DNA window TATATTAGGGCTATTTTTGATTAAACGGAAACAGATTAATGGTTGATGTCGTTAAGATCTGGGCGCTGGAAGGCCTCGGCCAATCTTTTCTGGTTCATCACCTCTTTGGCTTTTTTATAGCCCATATCGACCATCTTTCTCATCCGGTCTGGGTCGAATTCGAGGGAGGATTCTAAGAGCTCTTTTTCTGGCCGGATCGTTACGATTTCTACAATCCTTCTGCCTTCGAAGGGGTTTTCGAGCCCTGTGAAAAGTCTTCGGATCTGTTTGTCGGACAAACCGAGTGCCTCTTTGGCATTCCTTCTGATTCGATCGAGATATCGGATGGCCTCGCTGTAGAGGTTGGCGACTTTTAGGTCGTTATCAACCACTTCGTCGGTCAGAAGCTCAAGGGTCCTTTTTAGAATATCCATTGAACTTTTGAATTCTTTCCGGGAAGGTGCCCGGTGTCTCGCATCGGGGGATAGGATGACCGAGAGGATATGCGTGGCCCCTTCCTCGATCGCCTTGCGGAACGGCGCGATCTCCTTGACCCCGCCGTCCACGTATTGATACCTCCCGATCTTGACCGGAGGCATCATCACCGGAACGCAGGCCGAGGCGAGGATCTTCTTGAGGAGGACGGGCTTGGGGTCCTGATGTGGGTTTCCGTATTCGACCTCTCCTGTCTGCATGTTGACGACGGTGACGAACATCTCGGTCGGTGAGTGGAGGAGCTTCTCGTAGCGGGTTCGGTCGCCGAAGAAATTCTGGATGAGCCTTTCGAGGGGTCGGGTATCGTTCAGGGCATCGGAGAAGAGGAAGGCCAGGAGATCGGGCCGGTCGGTGAGGATGTCCTGTTGCTCCACGTTCTCATAGAAATGGACGAGGTTGGCGATGTCACCCATTGCCACCAAGGGCGCGATCAGGGCGCCCGTGCTCGTCCCGACGACGAGATCGAACCTCAGGCCGAGCTCTATCATCAGGTATTTTACCGCGCCTGCGGCAAAGGCGCCTTTCGCTCCTCCGCCGCTCAGGACCAGGGCGAGCTTATCTGGCATCCCTTCCCCCTTTGACCTGGTCGAGGGCCCTCTTCATTCCTCCGAGGATGGCCGAGACGATCTGGCGCTGGATCTCTGGGGAGTTGAAATGGACTCTTTCGTAATGGTGTTCTGGTTTCTGAAGCTCGAACATCACATCGGTCTCGATGAGGTAGGCAAGGTCTCTGAGAAGACCGGTACCTTTCAGGATTTCCGTCAATTCGTTCATGGTCGAACCCTGTTCGAGGGCTGGAAGGAGGGCGCTGAGAAGTTGCTGTCTGGGAGGATGGTCTCGGAGCTGTCCCCTGACGGTGGTCGTCGTGAGGGCGGTGACCTTCTCGTAAAATCCCAACAGAGGTTGGGGGCTCAGGTCAGGGGAGTGCTCACAGGCTCCCCAATGGAGAAGGAGGCTAAAAAGGAGCAGACCCTTTATAAGAGATGGGGTCGCCTTTCCTGGGTTCATTTCAATCTCTAACGATTCGACCTTCCCCGGAGATGGAAGTCACCCTATCAAAACGGGAAAGGATTGTCAATGGATGGTTTTAGGAGGGCAAGGGGTTTTTATCGGAGGCGGGGAAATGAGGAGATAAATTAAAAAAGGGCTGGGCGGGCTCTTAACCTTACCCCCCAGCCCTTCTCCTTTACTTCCGGAAGGTTTCGATCACGTTTCCTTTTGAATCGACGATGGTGAGCTCGATTGCAAGACCGCCGTCCAGGCGGTGAATGGCGCAGCTGAGTCAGGGGTCGTAGGCACGTATGGCCATTTCTACCCTGTTGAGAATCCCCTGATCGTATTTCCCATCCTTGATGAAGGTTTTGGCGGTCTGGTTGACCGAAAGATTCATCGGAGCGTTGTTATGGGTCGTCCCGACGATCAGGTTCACCTTGGTCACGAAGCCATTTTCATCGCACGTATAATCATGGATCAGGGTGCCTCGCGGGGCCTCCACACATCCCACTCCCCTGCCCGCCTTGGGCGTGACCGGTGTCCTGACATTGGGATTGGTGATCTCGGGGTCGTTCAGGAGTTCCACCATGGTCTCGGCCACCTGAAGGAGCTCGATCAGCCGGGCGTAGTGGTAGAGGAGGGTGTAATGGGCGGGCCGGCCGAAGGCTGCCCGGAACTCCTCCAGTTCGGCCTGGGCGAGCGGGGTGGCCATCTTGTCGGCCACGTTGATCCGCGCCAGGGTGTTGGACCGATAGACGCCGACAGGATTGTCCAGGGAGAGGTTGAATTTGCCCCACTTCTTGGCATAGGGAAACTTCTGATAGGTCCAGGGCATGACCGCCTCGCCGATGTGGTCGAGGTACTGGTCGTAGGTGAAGTCGTCATAGGAGCCATCCGGTTTCATCAGACGGATCTTGCCGTCGTAAAACTCCAGCGCTCCGTCGTCCCTTACGGTGCCGATGTATCCCACCTTGATGACGCCGAGGGTCTTGATGGCGTCCATATACTTCGGAAAGACGTTCTCCTTGGCGAACTTCATCGTAAACTTCGAGAACTCCAAGAGCTCCTGGGCGGGGCCGAGGAGCTTCTTTCGCTCCGCTTCGGTCATGGGCTTGCTCACCCCGCCTGGCACCGAGAAGGTGGGATGGATGGCCCTTCCGGCAAAGCCTTCCAGCATCTGGGCGCCGAGGTGTCGCATATGGACGACCTGTTTGGCCAGATCGGGTGCGGCCTTGACGATCCCGACCACGTTCCTGACCGAGGGATCGGCATCTGGACCGAGGACGAAGTCCGGGGCGGCCAGGAAGTAGAAGTGGAGGATCTTGTCGCTGACATAGGCGATGCTCTGCATCAGGCGGCGAAGTTTGATGGCCGTGGGCGGCGGGGTGACGCCGAAACAGCCATCGGTCGCCTTGCTCGATGCGAGGTGGTGGGCCCAGGGGCAGATGCCGCAGATATGGCAGACGATCCGGGGCATCTCCTCGACGGGCCTGCCTTCGCAGAACTTTTCAAAACCTCTAAGGTTCTGACCATGGACTTTGGTATCGACCACGTTTCCTGTATCGTCCAGGGTGATCGTAACCCGCGTGTGACCTTCGATCCGTGTGATCGGCTGGAGATTGATGACTTTGCCCATAGATTCTACCTCCTCATTTGGCAGGACGCGGGGGGAGGACCTTCAGGACCCCGTGCGCCCCGATATAGCGATTCAAGGTGGCCCGTCTATCCACCACGGAGTTCGGATCCATGCCGACCGATGCGAGCGCCCCCATCATATCCATCAGGGGGTTGGTATCCTTCCGGATGGGTCCGAAGCAGCCCCGGCAGGGGGTTCTGGCCTGGATGCAGCGGGGAACTCCGCTTTTGCCGGCACAACCCGCAAGGGTGACCGGTCCCTGGCAGAGGAAGCCCATCTCGTTGATGCATCGCATCTTGTCGAGCCCCTCTTCGGGGTTGAAATCGAGATTCTGGAGAAAGCGTTTCACCGCCCCACCGCCGGATTTCTTCTCTCGGATCGTCGGACAGGTGTCGCAGACGCTCCGTTCCGGTAGGCTCCAGGACGTTGCGCCGCCGAGGAGGGCCAGAACCGCATCGGCGATCCAGTCGGGGTGGGGAGGGCAGCCTGGGATGTAGACATCCACCGGGACGAATTCGTCCAAGGCCTTACACGACGGGATGAGCTCAGGGACGTTGGGATCTTTGGGAGGGGGAGAAGGCTCTGTGGAGGGGCAATCGCGATAGACCTTCTCCAAGAGCTCCTCTTTCTTCCACATATTGGCCTGTGCCGGGATCCCACCGTGGCAGGCACAGGTGCCCAGGGCGACGAGAAACTTCGACTTCTTTCGAATCTCCTTCAATTCGTGGACCATCTCGTCGGTCCGGATGCCTCCCGAAATGATGGCCACGGGCGCCTCCGGGACCTCCATATCCTGTTTCTCCCCTAACTGGCCGAAGAGTTTGTTGTCGACCAGCGGAGGGATGTGGACAAAGTTGATGTGAGGCAGGAGGTCCACCAGGGGGTCTCCGATGTTGAGGATGGAGATTTCGCAACCTGAACATGCATTCAACCAGTCTTCAAAGACATTGACGGCCATATTAACCTCCTTTTGAGTCGGTATGCCGTGGCCCCATCCGATGCTTTCATCATCCATCCCCGGCATACCCCCAGTTTACCTGATCTATCGTTTCAAGAGGGCGCTGGAAATCCTTCTCAGGGATGGGCGTGGATTTCGGGCACCTCTTGGGAAATCGTTTTATAGGGGTTCGGTCCCAGCTTCTTGATCTGTTCGGTGAACTCGGTCACGATCTGGGCGAATCGGGGACCCTCGGCCGAGGAGACCCACTCCACCCGGAACCGTTCCTGTTCGATCCCGATGTCGTCGAGGACCAGGCGAATGGCCTCTGCTCTCTTTCCGGCGATCACATTACCATCCTGGTAATGGCAGTCGCCGATGTGTCAGCCACCCACCAGGACGCCATCTGCCCCTTTGGTCAGGGCATCGATGACCAACCGTGGGTGGATCATCCCGGAACACATGACCCGGATGATCCTCAGGCTGGGGGGATATTGCAACCTCGAGACGCCTGCAAGATCGGCGCCGGCGTAGGCGCACCAGTTACAGCAGAATCCGATGATCAGGGGTTCAAAGGTATCCTTCATACGGCGACCTCCAATGCAGCATTGAGTTGGGCTGCGATCTGTTTCAGTTTGAAACCGCGCACCACGATCCCCTCTTTCGGGCAGGTGGCCATGCAGACGCCACATCCTTTACAGAGGACTTCGTTGACCTCCACGAACTTCTTGATGGAATCTCCCCTCACATACTCCACCAGGTTGATGGCCTCGTATGGGCAGGGGCTCACGCAGTAGGCGCAACCGTCGCAGTTCTCGTCGATGACCCTCGAGATCGTCCCTTCCAGTTCGATCGAGTCTTTGGCCAGAACCGTAGCGGCCCTCGAGGATGCGGCCTGAGCCTGGGAGATGCTTTCTTCGACCGCCTTGGGGAAGTGGGCCATGCCGGCCAGGAAGACACCGTCGGTGGCAAAGTCGATCGGACGGAGCTTCATATGGGCCTCGAGGAAGAACCCATCCTTGTTGAGAGGAACCTTGAAGAGTTGACCCAGTTCCTTGTTGTCCTCGTTCGGAACCACTCCCGCGGAGAGGACCACCAGGTCGGCGTTCATGGTGAGGGGGATCCCCAGGGTCTGATCGAAGACGTTCACCTTCAGGCCGTTACCGCTTCGCACCACCTCAGGCTTCCGATCCTTCTCGAACCGGATGAAGGCAACGCCCTTCTGCCTCGCCTGGGTGTAGTACTGTTCTTTGAAACCGTAGGTCCTCACATCCCGATACAGGACGTAGACGTTGGTCTCGGGTGAGAGCTCCTTGATCTTCAGGGCATTTTTGACCGCCTCGTTACAGCAGAGCCTCGAACAGTAGGGTCTTTCCTCGTCGCGAGAGCCCACGCACTGGATCATCACGACGTTCTTGACCTCCCGGCCAAGGCCGCCCTGGGCCAGTTTCTGCTCGAGCTCCAATTGGGTCAGGACCCTCTGGTCCGAGCCATAGAGATACTCTTTGGGCTGGTACTCCTTCGAGCCGGTGGCGATGACGACGATCCCATGCTCCAGCTCTTTGGAGGTCCCATTGGAGGAGACGGTGGTCTTGAAATTCCCCACGAACCCGTCCACCTTTTCGATCTTCGCCTGGGTGAAGAGCTGAATGTTTTTGTGCTCCTTCACCTTCTTGATCAAGGATTGGAGTTCGTTCTGGGTTCGGGTCCCGTCGATGAGATAATGGATCTTCTTGAGGTTTCCTCCCAGTTCCTTCTCCTTCTCCAGGAGATAGACCTGGAAGCCCTGTTCCGCCAGATCGAGGGCGGAAGTCATCCCGGACAGACCGCCACCGATGACCATGGCGGCCTTGTTGACCGGGACCTTCATCATTTCGAGAGGCTCCAGGAGCCTCGCCTTGGCTACCGCCATCCGGACGAGGTCCTTGGCCTTTTGGGTGGCCTTTTCGCGCTCATTCATGTGCACCCAGGAGCATTGGTCGCGGATGTTGGCCATCTCGAAGAGATAGGGATTGAGCCCTGCCTTTCGGACCGTGCTCCTGAAGAGGGGTTCGTGCGTCCTCGGCGTGCAGGCCGAGACCACCACCCGGTTCAGGTCGTACTCTTTGATCTTCTCCCGGATCTTATCCTGGGTGTCGTTGGAGCAGGTATAGAGGTTGTCCTCCACATAGACGACGTTGGGAAGGGTCTTCGCATACTCCCTGACCTCGGGGACGTTGAGAAAGCCTCCGATATTCGATCCGCAGTTGCAGACGAAGACCCCGATGCGGGGTTCCTGGCCGAGGACATCCTTTTCGGGCGGGAACTCCTCTTTCTTGATCAGGGTGCCCCTGGCCTCCTTCAAAAGGGAGAGGACCCTTGAGGCTGCGCCGGAGGCCTCCATCACCGTTTCGGGGATGTCCTTGGGCTGGGTGAAGGCACCGGCCAGATAGATTCCTTCCCGTTTCGACTCGAGGGGCCGGAAGGGCGAGGTCTTGCAGAACTTGAACTCGTTCAGCTCGATGCCGAAGGTCTGGGCCAGGCGCTCCACGTCCTTGGGAGGCTGGGTGCCGATGGAAAGGACCACCATGTCGTACTCGCGGGAGGCTTTGACATCGCCATCCGTGAGATATTTAATGATCAGGTTCCGGGTCCCGGGCACCTCCTCGATGGAGGCCGGTCTGGACCGGATATAGTTGACTCCTAACTGTTTGGCCCTCTCATAATATTCATCGAACCCTTTGCTGAAGGCCCGCATATCCATGAAGAAGATGTCGCATTGGAGATCGGGCCCAAGGTGCTCCTTGGCGATGATCGCCTCTTTGGTGGCGAACATGCAGCAGAACGAGGAGCAGTAATCGTTCTCATGATCCCTCGAACCGACGCACTGGACGAAGGCGATCCGTTTCGGTTCCTTGTGATCCGAGGGCCGGACCACATGGCCCCCAAACGGTCCGGAGGCCGAGAGGATCCGCTCGAACTCGAGCGCTCCGATCACGTTGGGATACCGCCCGTAGCCGTATTCGGGTTTGCCCGTGGCATCGTAGAGCTGATATCCGGGCGAGAGGATGATGGAGCCGACGTTGAGCTCCACCCGCTCTTCCTTCTGGGTGTAGACCACGGCCTGGGCCTCGCAGCGCTTCATGCACTCTTCGCATTCGATACAGCCCTCGATCTGTCCCGCGAGGCACCTGGAGGCCTCTTTGACGGCCTGTTCGGGGGTGAATCCCAGGGCCACCTCCTTGAAATTCTTCACCCGTTCCGCCACGGGCAGTTCGTTCATGTGGACGCGGCTTGCGGCCGGGAAGCGTTGTTTCAGTTCCACGACCTTCTGGTCGCCCATCTTCTCGGGCTTCTTCACCTCTTTTTCGACCTTGATGGGCTGGCCCTTGAGGTAGCGGTCGATGGCCGCGGCGGCCTTCTTTCCCGCAGCGATCGCATCGATGACGTAGGCCGCTCCGGTGACCACATCGCCACCCGCAAAGACGCCTTCCACGTTGGTCGCCCCTGTTTCGGGATCGACCAGGATGGTCCCGTTCTTGGCGGTGTTGACGTTCAGCTCCTTTAAAAACCCGACATCGGTCACCTGACCGAGGGCGGCGATGACCGTATCGACGGGGACCCTGAACTCCGACCCTTTGATCGGGATGGGACGCCTTCGGCCGCTGGCATCGGGCTCCCCGAGCTCCATCTTGATGCACTCCATCTCGGCCAGTTTTCCGTTTTTGGCAAAGAACTTCTGTGGAAGGGTGAGGAAATCGAGCTTGACCCCTTCGGCCAGCATCGCCTCGATCTCCTCTTTGGCCGCAGGCATCTCAGCCCGGGTCCGTCGATAGACGACCCGAACCTCCTCGGCTCCCAATCGCAAGGCGGTCCGGGCACAGTCGATGGCCGTATTGCCTCCTCCGACCACGGCCACCTTCTTTCCCAACTCGACCTTCTTTCCGAGGTTGACGGCCTGGAGGAATTTGATCCCGTCGGTGACCCCGGGCAGATCGGCCCCTTCGCCCTCCAGTTTCATCCCACCCGGAGCGCCCATCCCGAGGAAGATGGCCTGATAATCCTTCTTCAGGGCGCTGATGGGGATATCCTTGCCGACCGCAACGCCGGTCTTGATCTCCACGCCCAATCTCTTGATGTAGTTGATCTCCTGGGCGAGGACCTTTTTGGGCAGACGGTATTCGGGAATGGCATAGCGCAACATCCCGCCCGGCTCGGGCAGGGCCTCGAAGATCGTGACCTCGTGACCCTTCAGGGCCAGGTCATTGGCCGCCGCAAGCCCGGCCGGCCCCGCCCCGATCACCGCCACCTTCTTCCCTGTTTTCGTGATCTGAGGAACGGGAAGCTCGTCGGGATTGACCTGGTCGGCCACGAACATCTTGAGCTCCCGGATGGCGATGGGCTCATCGAGCTCTCCCCGGTTGCAGTTGGCCTCACAGGGCGCGTAACAGACCTTTCCGCAGACGGAGGGGAGGGGGTTGACGGCCCGGTTGAGCTCGTAGGCCTCCTTGAACTTCCCCTGGGCGATCAATTTAATATATCCCAGGGCATTAGTATTGATCGGACAGGCATACATGCAGGCCGCCTTGCAGGGCCGTTCCTCGCGCTTGTCGATCGTCGCCTTGTTGGGGATGGATTGGGGAAAGAGGATATAGACGGCCTTTCGGTCCGAGAGCCCGACCTCGAACTCGTTCTTCATGAAGACCGGGCAGCCCGCAAAGCAGAGGCCGCAACCGGTACATTTGGTGATGTCGATATAGCGGGGCTTCTTTCGGATGGTGACCTGGAAGTTTCCTGGTTCTCCTTTGACACTCTCGATCTCACTTAACGTGATCAACTCGATATCTTTATGCCGGCCGACCTCGACCAGTCTGGGCGCGATCGTTCACATCGCGCAGTCATTCGTGGGAAAGGTCTTGTCGAGCTGGGCCATCACCCCGCCGATCGAAGGTTTGCTGTCGGCCAGATAGACCTTGATGCCCGCTGCGGCCAGATCGAGCGCAGCGGCCATCCCGCCAATCCCGCCGCCGACGATTAGGGCGGCACCTACTTTCTTACCGTTCGTCTTAGGCTGTTGCATATTTGGAAACCTCCTTCTGGGACCATTGGGGTTGTATCGTCCCCTTTTTGGGTTGTAAGGCGATGGCCAGTGGCCGATAGATCATATGGGTCCATTTGCCGAAAGGCATTTCGATGACGAGCATGGGCACGGCGATCAACAGGTGAATGGCATAAAAGTAACAGGTGGCCAGTTCGAGTCCGGAGATCCTGCAGATATGGAGGATGATCCCGCTCAGGGCCGTCCCGAAGAGGAGGAGCAGAAAGGTCCAATCCTGAAGCTCGGACGATTTATAGACCTCTTTCTCCTTCTTCATCCGGTCGATGAGGATGCTGCCGGTGCCATAGAGGAGGAAGAAGGTGGCCAGATACCCGATCCATCTCTGGGGATGGAAGATGGGGTGGATCTCCTCGGTCTGGAACCACCTCAGGGCAAAGACCTTGACGAAGAGCATCATCAGGCAGCCCAGGCCGATGAAGAGGTGTTCCACCCACCGGCTCTTCCCCGTCGGACACTCGGCCATCTTTTTATAGGTGAAGAAGTGGACGAAGAAGGTCGCGACGCGGGAGAGAAAGGAAGGGGCTTCTCCTCGGACCTGTTCGGCCCCTGATGAGACCATCCCGTACATCCGTAAGGCATTGGTCAAAAGGATCAGGAACGGAAGGAGAATCACCACCCATGTAAAATAGGTGATCATCGGAAACATATGGCCCACCCCCAGCCCCGTAGAGGCCAGTTCCGAGAGGCTCATCTTCGCCCCATAGATGTGGTAGAGGACGATGAGCAGAAAGACGATGGCCGCGACGATGGCGAGAGAACCGATGTACCACCCTTTGGAGCGGTTGATCAGGGAGGCGATGCCGGTCCAGTCGTAGGCCGAGACCAGATACCGTCGCAGGGTCATCATCGATTCCTGGGGTTTGGTCTCCCGGGGGCAGGTCGTGGAGCAGTCGCCACAGTCGTGGCAGACCCAGGGATCGATGCTCTGAAGGAGGGCCTGCTTGACGCCCGTGATGACCATACGCATCGGCCTTCTCGGGAAGGTAGCCTGGTCCTGCGAGAGTTCACAGGCCAGGGTGCAGCTGCCACAGTTGAAACATCCCTCCGCATCGAATTTCCCGTATTTGCGGACTTCGGACATCAGTTTCAAATCTGCTTCGTAGTAATTCATTCCCGCCACTCCTTTCTGAAGTTCTTGACCTCCGGGTTCATCCTCGACACGCCTTCAATACCTCCTGCGCAGCCAGGGGCAGGCTTTCTTGTAAGGGATCGGAGAGCCCTGGCTTCACCTCTTCGGGAAGGTGCGCGATCTGTCCGGCGATGATGAGGACCTCTATGTCGCAAAATTCCTTGAGCTCTTTGAGAAGATTGGAGGTTGGCATTTCGTGGAGGGTGAAGTCATCGATTTTATTCAGTGGCATCTCATCGATGTCGATCGGGAAGACCGTCCCGGGTTCCCTCCCGAGGTCGACGGCGTCTACGACGATGATCTTTTTGGGCCGATGGGACGAGAGGAGGATATCGAAGAGGATCCCTCGAACGCTGGTTCCTACATTGAGGAGGGAGACATTTTCCGGGACCCTTTCATGTTTCTGGAGATACTCGATCACGCAGGGGCCGAACCCGTCGTCTCCAAAGAGGATATTGCCACATCCCAAAACGAGGATGTCTCGATACTGGGTCTCGCTTTCGTTCCGATATTCGACCTTCAGGATGCTTTCGTGGAAGTTGGGGGCTGACTTCATGCCAGCTGGTTTTCCTCGTCCTTCAATCGGCGACGAAGTCCGTATGGATCTGCCAAAAGGCAATGGGGTGAGTTCCCCTTTTCAAAGGGCATTCATCCTTAACTCAAAAGGACCTCTCTCGCAACCCTCCGGGTATAGAGATAAAGTTTTCCGCCCTCTTCGAGGGTTTCTACCTCAAATCCTTCGCTCTTGTATTTTTTGGCCTTTTCGAGAGCGGTCTCCTTGTCCGGATATTCCATCCCATCCCAGACATACTTTTTATCTTTTTTCAAAACCTGAACTGGCATGACCGGCCCCCCCTACTATTATGAGGTAAAATCAATCAGGTGATATCGAGCTTTAATCTTTCAATGGTTCTATCAAAGCAGGTTCATTCTAAGAATTCACTTTCGAGGCAATGAGCAGAAGATGATGGCCAAGTTCACGAGATTTGTGAATAAATCCACGTGAAATGTAACACAAGCAAATTTTTTGTCAAGTCAAAAATGAGTACGTTGAAATCCATTGAGATATTAACGTGTTACCGATTTTTGGGGATTTCCCGAAGGGGCAAATTTTCTGAC is part of the Thermodesulfobacteriota bacterium genome and encodes:
- a CDS encoding NAD(P)-binding protein, translating into MQQPKTNGKKVGAALIVGGGIGGMAAALDLAAAGIKVYLADSKPSIGGVMAQLDKTFPTNDCAMUTIAPRLVEVGRHKDIELITLSEIESVKGEPGNFQVTIRKKPRYIDITKCTGCGLCFAGCPVFMKNEFEVGLSDRKAVYILFPQSIPNKATIDKREERPCKAACMYACPINTNALGYIKLIAQGKFKEAYELNRAVNPLPSVCGKVCYAPCEANCNRGELDEPIAIRELKMFVADQVNPDELPVPQITKTGKKVAVIGAGPAGLAAANDLALKGHEVTIFEALPEPGGMLRYAIPEYRLPKKVLAQEINYIKRLGVEIKTGVAVGKDIPISALKKDYQAIFLGMGAPGGMKLEGEGADLPGVTDGIKFLQAVNLGKKVELGKKVAVVGGGNTAIDCARTALRLGAEEVRVVYRRTRAEMPAAKEEIEAMLAEGVKLDFLTLPQKFFAKNGKLAEMECIKMELGEPDASGRRRPIPIKGSEFRVPVDTVIAALGQVTDVGFLKELNVNTAKNGTILVDPETGATNVEGVFAGGDVVTGAAYVIDAIAAGKKAAAAIDRYLKGQPIKVEKEVKKPEKMGDQKVVELKQRFPAASRVHMNELPVAERVKNFKEVALGFTPEQAVKEASRCLAGQIEGCIECEECMKRCEAQAVVYTQKEERVELNVGSIILSPGYQLYDATGKPEYGYGRYPNVIGALEFERILSASGPFGGHVVRPSDHKEPKRIAFVQCVGSRDHENDYCSSFCCMFATKEAIIAKEHLGPDLQCDIFFMDMRAFSKGFDEYYERAKQLGVNYIRSRPASIEEVPGTRNLIIKYLTDGDVKASREYDMVVLSIGTQPPKDVERLAQTFGIELNEFKFCKTSPFRPLESKREGIYLAGAFTQPKDIPETVMEASGAASRVLSLLKEARGTLIKKEEFPPEKDVLGQEPRIGVFVCNCGSNIGGFLNVPEVREYAKTLPNVVYVEDNLYTCSNDTQDKIREKIKEYDLNRVVVSACTPRTHEPLFRSTVRKAGLNPYLFEMANIRDQCSWVHMNEREKATQKAKDLVRMAVAKARLLEPLEMMKVPVNKAAMVIGGGLSGMTSALDLAEQGFQVYLLEKEKELGGNLKKIHYLIDGTRTQNELQSLIKKVKEHKNIQLFTQAKIEKVDGFVGNFKTTVSSNGTSKELEHGIVVIATGSKEYQPKEYLYGSDQRVLTQLELEQKLAQGGLGREVKNVVMIQCVGSRDEERPYCSRLCCNEAVKNALKIKELSPETNVYVLYRDVRTYGFKEQYYTQARQKGVAFIRFEKDRKPEVVRSGNGLKVNVFDQTLGIPLTMNADLVVLSAGVVPNEDNKELGQLFKVPLNKDGFFLEAHMKLRPIDFATDGVFLAGMAHFPKAVEESISQAQAASSRAATVLAKDSIELEGTISRVIDENCDGCAYCVSPCPYEAINLVEYVRGDSIKKFVEVNEVLCKGCGVCMATCPKEGIVVRGFKLKQIAAQLNAALEVAV
- a CDS encoding 4Fe-4S dicluster domain-containing protein; translation: MNYYEADLKLMSEVRKYGKFDAEGCFNCGSCTLACELSQDQATFPRRPMRMVITGVKQALLQSIDPWVCHDCGDCSTTCPRETKPQESMMTLRRYLVSAYDWTGIASLINRSKGWYIGSLAIVAAIVFLLIVLYHIYGAKMSLSELASTGLGVGHMFPMITYFTWVVILLPFLILLTNALRMYGMVSSGAEQVRGEAPSFLSRVATFFVHFFTYKKMAECPTGKSRWVEHLFIGLGCLMMLFVKVFALRWFQTEEIHPIFHPQRWIGYLATFFLLYGTGSILIDRMKKEKEVYKSSELQDWTFLLLLFGTALSGIILHICRISGLELATCYFYAIHLLIAVPMLVIEMPFGKWTHMIYRPLAIALQPKKGTIQPQWSQKEVSKYATA
- a CDS encoding methyl viologen-reducing hydrogenase; its protein translation is MAVNVFEDWLNACSGCEISILNIGDPLVDLLPHINFVHIPPLVDNKLFGQLGEKQDMEVPEAPVAIISGGIRTDEMVHELKEIRKKSKFLVALGTCACHGGIPAQANMWKKEELLEKVYRDCPSTEPSPPPKDPNVPELIPSCKALDEFVPVDVYIPGCPPHPDWIADAVLALLGGATSWSLPERSVCDTCPTIREKKSGGGAVKRFLQNLDFNPEEGLDKMRCINEMGFLCQGPVTLAGCAGKSGVPRCIQARTPCRGCFGPIRKDTNPLMDMMGALASVGMDPNSVVDRRATLNRYIGAHGVLKVLPPRPAK
- a CDS encoding patatin-like phospholipase family protein; this translates as MPDKLALVLSGGGAKGAFAAGAVKYLMIELGLRFDLVVGTSTGALIAPLVAMGDIANLVHFYENVEQQDILTDRPDLLAFLFSDALNDTRPLERLIQNFFGDRTRYEKLLHSPTEMFVTVVNMQTGEVEYGNPHQDPKPVLLKKILASACVPVMMPPVKIGRYQYVDGGVKEIAPFRKAIEEGATHILSVILSPDARHRAPSRKEFKSSMDILKRTLELLTDEVVDNDLKVANLYSEAIRYLDRIRRNAKEALGLSDKQIRRLFTGLENPFEGRRIVEIVTIRPEKELLESSLEFDPDRMRKMVDMGYKKAKEVMNQKRLAEAFQRPDLNDINH
- a CDS encoding Ni/Fe hydrogenase subunit alpha, coding for MGKVINLQPITRIEGHTRVTITLDDTGNVVDTKVHGQNLRGFEKFCEGRPVEEMPRIVCHICGICPWAHHLASSKATDGCFGVTPPPTAIKLRRLMQSIAYVSDKILHFYFLAAPDFVLGPDADPSVRNVVGIVKAAPDLAKQVVHMRHLGAQMLEGFAGRAIHPTFSVPGGVSKPMTEAERKKLLGPAQELLEFSKFTMKFAKENVFPKYMDAIKTLGVIKVGYIGTVRDDGALEFYDGKIRLMKPDGSYDDFTYDQYLDHIGEAVMPWTYQKFPYAKKWGKFNLSLDNPVGVYRSNTLARINVADKMATPLAQAELEEFRAAFGRPAHYTLLYHYARLIELLQVAETMVELLNDPEITNPNVRTPVTPKAGRGVGCVEAPRGTLIHDYTCDENGFVTKVNLIVGTTHNNAPMNLSVNQTAKTFIKDGKYDQGILNRVEMAIRAYDPULSCAIHRLDGGLAIELTIVDSKGNVIETFRK
- a CDS encoding hydrogenase maturation protease, whose translation is MKSAPNFHESILKVEYRNESETQYRDILVLGCGNILFGDDGFGPCVIEYLQKHERVPENVSLLNVGTSVRGILFDILLSSHRPKKIIVVDAVDLGREPGTVFPIDIDEMPLNKIDDFTLHEMPTSNLLKELKEFCDIEVLIIAGQIAHLPEEVKPGLSDPLQESLPLAAQEVLKACRG
- a CDS encoding hydrogenase iron-sulfur subunit, translated to MKDTFEPLIIGFCCNWCAYAGADLAGVSRLQYPPSLRIIRVMCSGMIHPRLVIDALTKGADGVLVGGUHIGDCHYQDGNVIAGKRAEAIRLVLDDIGIEQERFRVEWVSSAEGPRFAQIVTEFTEQIKKLGPNPYKTISQEVPEIHAHP